One Thioclava electrotropha DNA segment encodes these proteins:
- a CDS encoding phosphoribosyl-ATP diphosphatase — MSILDQLAATIESRKGADPDTSWTAKLLAKGPEKCAEKFGEEAVEAIIAAAKNDRENLTYEAADVLYHLLVMLAARDVKLADVLAELERREGTSGIAEKAARS; from the coding sequence ATGAGCATTCTGGACCAACTCGCCGCGACCATCGAGAGCCGCAAGGGCGCCGATCCCGACACGTCGTGGACCGCGAAACTGCTGGCCAAGGGCCCGGAGAAATGCGCCGAGAAATTCGGTGAGGAAGCGGTGGAAGCGATCATCGCCGCAGCGAAGAACGACCGCGAGAACCTGACCTATGAGGCGGCGGATGTGCTCTATCACCTCTTGGTGATGCTGGCGGCGCGCGACGTGAAGCTGGCCGATGTGCTGGCCGAACTGGAGCGCCGCGAAGGGACGTCCGGCATCGCCGAGAAAGCGGCCCGCAGCTAA
- a CDS encoding DUF6976 family protein, whose translation MKNEMLSVAEAAARIEAGDVMVVAGDEALLAQLPRGKWIGGTTVYFVTEEGGAVVRDKLFCTRFERATGAAPRWLEVGELPKISEGYAENGFTMIMIPAFSVAHSDFAVEGQGYPGLFDQPLAGWITGVHLDELGKRAPKVFDGATGVAHDEGAVLLHVELPDGVAADLDILNIFAQGEAEALTFTFPKAGFEAEVATVEGQEVNLARYIGEHEIDTRLPLVANYAGTLVNVSIQEVDAQAGKVKLYAPVVEGVEYRLAQALGSYAQAFAEGAGGKGANEYSCNCILNYLYGELEGQRTGGFTGPVTFGEIAYILLNQTLVRMELHEGDAAA comes from the coding sequence ATGAAAAATGAGATGTTGAGCGTGGCCGAGGCCGCCGCGCGGATCGAGGCGGGCGACGTCATGGTCGTGGCAGGGGACGAGGCGCTTCTTGCGCAGCTCCCGCGCGGCAAATGGATCGGCGGCACCACCGTTTACTTCGTCACCGAAGAGGGCGGGGCGGTGGTGCGCGACAAGCTGTTCTGCACCCGTTTCGAGCGGGCGACGGGCGCAGCGCCGCGTTGGCTCGAGGTGGGCGAACTGCCGAAGATTTCCGAAGGCTACGCCGAAAATGGCTTCACCATGATCATGATCCCCGCCTTCTCGGTGGCGCATTCCGACTTCGCGGTGGAGGGGCAAGGCTATCCCGGTCTCTTCGATCAGCCGCTGGCGGGCTGGATCACCGGGGTGCATCTCGATGAGCTGGGCAAACGCGCGCCGAAGGTGTTCGACGGCGCGACGGGGGTGGCGCATGACGAAGGGGCGGTGCTGCTGCATGTCGAGTTGCCCGATGGCGTCGCGGCCGATCTCGACATCCTCAATATCTTCGCCCAAGGCGAGGCCGAGGCGCTGACCTTCACCTTCCCGAAGGCGGGGTTCGAAGCCGAGGTGGCGACGGTCGAGGGGCAGGAGGTCAATCTCGCCCGCTACATCGGCGAGCACGAGATCGACACGCGCCTGCCGCTGGTCGCAAATTACGCAGGCACGCTCGTCAATGTCTCGATCCAGGAGGTCGATGCCCAGGCCGGCAAGGTGAAATTATATGCCCCCGTTGTCGAAGGGGTCGAATACCGTCTGGCGCAGGCGCTGGGCTCCTACGCGCAGGCCTTCGCTGAAGGCGCGGGGGGGAAGGGTGCCAACGAATATTCGTGCAACTGTATCCTGAACTATCTCTACGGCGAGCTGGAAGGACAGCGCACCGGCGGCTTCACCGGCCCCGTCACGTTCGGCGAGATCGCCTATATCCTGCTCAACCAGACCCTTGTGCGCATGGAGTTGCATGAGGGCGATGCCGCCGCCTGA
- the hisF gene encoding imidazole glycerol phosphate synthase subunit HisF, with product MLKTRIIPCLDVADGRVVKGVNFVNLIDAGDPVEAAKAYDAAGADELCFLDIHATHENRGTMFDLVTRTAEQCFMPLTVGGGVRTHEDVRALLLAGADKVSFNSAAVADPNVITEAADRFGSQCIVCAIDAKTVEPGRWEIFTHGGRKPTGIDAVEFARTVTAKGAGEILLTSMDRDGTRAGFNLELTKAISDAVDVPVIASGGVGNLDHLVEGVTKGGASAVLAASIFHFGEYTIREAKEYMAAAGIPMRLQ from the coding sequence ATGCTGAAGACCCGCATCATTCCCTGTCTCGACGTCGCCGACGGCCGCGTCGTGAAAGGCGTCAATTTCGTGAACCTGATCGACGCGGGCGACCCGGTCGAAGCCGCCAAGGCCTATGACGCGGCCGGCGCCGACGAGCTGTGTTTCCTCGACATCCACGCGACGCACGAAAACCGCGGCACCATGTTCGATCTGGTGACCCGCACCGCCGAGCAATGTTTCATGCCGCTCACCGTGGGCGGCGGTGTGCGCACCCATGAGGACGTGCGTGCGCTTCTGCTGGCGGGGGCCGACAAGGTCTCGTTCAACTCCGCCGCCGTGGCCGATCCGAACGTGATCACCGAGGCCGCCGACCGTTTCGGCAGCCAGTGCATCGTCTGCGCGATCGACGCCAAGACCGTGGAGCCGGGCCGCTGGGAGATCTTCACCCATGGCGGGCGCAAGCCCACCGGGATCGACGCGGTGGAATTCGCGCGCACCGTGACTGCGAAGGGCGCGGGGGAAATCCTGCTGACCTCAATGGATCGCGACGGCACCCGCGCGGGCTTCAATCTGGAGCTGACGAAGGCGATCTCGGACGCGGTCGACGTGCCGGTGATTGCCTCCGGCGGCGTCGGCAATCTCGATCATCTGGTGGAAGGCGTGACCAAGGGCGGGGCTTCGGCCGTTCTCGCCGCCTCGATCTTCCACTTCGGCGAATACACGATCCGCGAGGCCAAGGAATACATGGCCGCCGCGGGCATTCCGATGAGGCTGCAATGA
- a CDS encoding 1-phosphofructokinase family hexose kinase, which produces MTSILTITLNPTVDLSIETPEVAPERKLRCTRPLTDPGGGGLNVSRAIAALGGNSTAFVALGGTTGDRVMRLLAEAGIAVFPFPAPGETRMSLTATDQSTGAQYRFVMPGPDWGARDVAKALSRIARAAPEGGIVVLSGSQPPGVPEDFPARLATKMARTKARLFLDTSGEALHQLMESEAQPADVLRMDELEAEGLAGRKLPERRDSADFAQDLVRRGLAHAVIVARGADGNVLATKDARWFAVAPKVDVVSKVGAGDSFVGAFTLALSRGKSFREALQHGAAGAAAAVTTPATDLCSAAMVRRLLPHCPVEPV; this is translated from the coding sequence ATGACCTCGATCCTCACGATCACGCTCAACCCGACGGTCGATCTGTCGATCGAGACCCCCGAGGTCGCTCCCGAGCGCAAGCTGCGCTGCACGCGGCCGCTCACGGATCCGGGCGGCGGCGGCCTTAATGTCAGCCGCGCGATCGCCGCTCTGGGGGGCAATTCCACGGCTTTCGTGGCCCTTGGCGGGACCACTGGCGACCGGGTGATGCGGCTTCTGGCCGAGGCCGGGATCGCCGTCTTCCCCTTCCCCGCGCCGGGCGAGACGCGGATGAGCCTGACCGCCACGGATCAAAGCACGGGCGCGCAATATCGCTTCGTGATGCCGGGGCCGGACTGGGGCGCGCGCGATGTCGCGAAGGCGCTCAGCCGGATCGCGCGGGCCGCGCCTGAAGGTGGGATCGTGGTGCTGTCGGGCTCGCAACCGCCCGGCGTGCCCGAAGATTTCCCCGCGCGTCTGGCAACGAAGATGGCGCGGACCAAGGCGCGACTTTTCCTCGACACCTCCGGCGAGGCGCTGCACCAGCTGATGGAAAGCGAGGCGCAACCCGCCGATGTGCTGCGGATGGACGAGCTGGAGGCCGAGGGGCTGGCGGGTCGCAAACTTCCCGAACGCCGGGATAGCGCCGATTTCGCCCAAGACCTCGTGCGGCGCGGGCTGGCCCATGCGGTGATCGTGGCACGCGGCGCGGACGGCAATGTGCTGGCCACCAAGGATGCGCGCTGGTTCGCTGTGGCGCCGAAGGTCGACGTCGTGTCGAAAGTGGGCGCGGGCGACAGTTTCGTGGGAGCCTTCACGCTGGCGCTTTCCCGCGGCAAGTCCTTCCGCGAGGCGTTGCAGCACGGCGCCGCAGGCGCAGCGGCCGCCGTGACGACACCTGCGACCGATCTGTGTTCCGCCGCGATGGTGCGCCGCCTTCTGCCGCATTGCCCGGTCGAGCCGGTCTGA
- the gltX gene encoding glutamate--tRNA ligase, with the protein MTTVTRFAPSPTGYIHVGNLRTALMNYLIARKTGGQFILRLDDTDQERSKQEYIDALKQDLEWLGIEWDREERQSLRLDRYAEVAEQLKADGKLYECFESPTELDLKRKKQLNMGKPPVYDRASMHLSDAEKDAMRAEGKEGYWRFKLELERIEWKDGILGDLSIDAASVSDPVLIKASGQVLYTFASPVDDADMGITHIVRGGDHVTNTATQIQIIEAIGGKVPSFAHHSLLTGPQGEELSKRLGALSIRDLRAEGIAPEALLSMMARLGSSQPIELKMSIDELADGFELSHFGSAPTKFDPADLIPLTRARNQHLPFEAVADRIAELGIPEDQRERFWKVASQNIDKLDDLKGWAELCLNGAEPSIDEEDRDFIAQAMTMLPAPPYSDTTWKDWTSEVKDATGRKGKGLFMPLRKAVTGMAHGPDMGELMPLLHKVPARG; encoded by the coding sequence ATGACCACCGTTACCCGTTTCGCCCCGTCGCCCACCGGCTATATCCATGTCGGCAACCTGCGCACCGCGCTGATGAACTACCTGATCGCCCGCAAGACCGGCGGTCAATTCATCCTGCGCCTCGACGATACCGATCAGGAGCGCTCGAAGCAGGAATATATCGACGCGCTGAAGCAGGACCTTGAATGGCTCGGCATCGAATGGGACCGCGAAGAGCGCCAGTCGCTGCGTCTGGACCGCTATGCCGAGGTGGCCGAGCAGCTGAAGGCTGACGGTAAGCTTTATGAATGTTTCGAGAGCCCCACCGAGCTGGACCTCAAGCGCAAGAAGCAGCTGAACATGGGCAAGCCGCCGGTCTATGACCGCGCGTCCATGCATCTGTCGGATGCCGAAAAAGACGCGATGCGCGCGGAAGGTAAGGAAGGTTACTGGCGCTTTAAGCTGGAACTCGAACGGATCGAGTGGAAAGACGGCATCCTCGGCGATCTGTCGATCGACGCGGCCTCCGTGTCCGATCCGGTGCTGATCAAGGCCTCGGGCCAGGTGCTTTATACCTTCGCCTCACCGGTCGACGACGCGGATATGGGCATCACCCATATTGTGCGCGGCGGCGATCACGTCACCAACACCGCGACGCAGATCCAGATCATCGAGGCGATCGGCGGCAAAGTGCCCAGCTTCGCGCACCATTCACTGCTGACCGGCCCGCAGGGCGAGGAACTGTCGAAGCGCCTTGGCGCGCTTTCGATCCGCGATCTGCGTGCCGAAGGCATCGCCCCCGAGGCGCTGCTGTCGATGATGGCGCGTCTTGGTTCGAGCCAGCCGATCGAGCTGAAGATGTCGATCGATGAACTGGCCGACGGGTTCGAGCTGAGCCACTTCGGCTCGGCGCCGACGAAATTCGACCCGGCGGACCTGATCCCGCTGACCCGTGCGCGCAACCAGCACCTGCCGTTCGAGGCCGTGGCGGATCGTATCGCGGAACTCGGCATCCCCGAGGATCAGCGCGAGCGTTTCTGGAAAGTCGCTTCGCAGAATATCGACAAGCTCGACGATCTGAAGGGCTGGGCCGAGCTGTGTCTGAACGGCGCGGAACCGTCGATCGACGAGGAAGATCGCGACTTCATCGCGCAGGCCATGACGATGCTGCCCGCGCCGCCCTATTCCGACACCACGTGGAAGGACTGGACCTCGGAAGTGAAGGACGCGACCGGGCGCAAGGGCAAGGGGCTGTTCATGCCGCTGCGCAAAGCCGTCACCGGCATGGCGCACGGGCCCGATATGGGCGAGCTGATGCCGCTTCTGCACAAGGTTCCGGCGCGCGGCTGA
- a CDS encoding MBL fold metallo-hydrolase has product MTRTFMTRRAALKTAAFLPAAPALLTGSGAAAQSSNEAPPAIPRYRRMQMGDLTITTLLAGSRELENPQTIFGMNASPEDFAAVSEAAYIPADKSLNFFTPTLIETGSEKILFDTGLSPEGITSALAAAGHAPEDITQVVITHMHGDHIGGLMGDGGETFANAAYITGQKEFDHWSNAGNDTFEAKVRPLAEKMSYLKGGDSVVSGISAVEAFGHTPGHMAFMVESGGKGLMLAADTSNHYVWSLQRPDWEVKYDMDKEMAAKTRKELLGRVAADKLAFIGYHMPFPGVGHLEALDTGFHFHPITYQLNV; this is encoded by the coding sequence ATGACCAGGACCTTCATGACCCGCCGTGCAGCACTGAAAACCGCCGCTTTCCTGCCCGCCGCCCCCGCGCTTCTGACCGGGAGCGGCGCCGCCGCGCAAAGCTCGAACGAAGCCCCGCCCGCGATCCCGCGCTATCGCCGGATGCAGATGGGCGATCTGACGATTACCACGCTGCTCGCCGGATCGCGCGAGCTGGAAAACCCGCAGACGATCTTCGGCATGAATGCCAGCCCCGAAGACTTCGCGGCCGTCTCGGAAGCCGCCTATATCCCCGCCGACAAGTCGTTGAATTTCTTTACTCCGACGCTGATCGAGACCGGCTCGGAGAAAATCCTCTTCGACACCGGCCTGTCGCCGGAGGGGATCACCTCGGCGCTTGCCGCAGCCGGACACGCGCCCGAGGACATCACCCAGGTCGTGATCACCCATATGCATGGCGACCATATCGGCGGGCTGATGGGCGATGGCGGCGAGACCTTCGCCAATGCCGCCTATATTACCGGCCAGAAAGAATTCGACCATTGGTCGAATGCGGGCAACGACACGTTCGAAGCCAAGGTCCGTCCGCTGGCCGAGAAGATGAGCTATCTCAAGGGCGGCGATTCGGTCGTCTCCGGCATCTCGGCGGTCGAGGCGTTCGGCCACACGCCTGGTCATATGGCCTTTATGGTGGAGTCGGGTGGCAAGGGGCTGATGCTCGCCGCCGATACGTCCAACCACTATGTCTGGTCGCTTCAGCGTCCCGATTGGGAAGTGAAATACGACATGGACAAGGAGATGGCCGCGAAGACCCGCAAGGAGCTTCTGGGCCGTGTCGCCGCCGACAAGCTGGCCTTCATCGGCTACCATATGCCCTTCCCCGGCGTCGGCCATCTCGAGGCGCTGGACACCGGCTTCCACTTCCATCCGATCACCTATCAACTCAACGTTTGA
- a CDS encoding NADP-dependent oxidoreductase: protein MAQTTDTNRKIILAERPKGAPNENTLKLETEAVPQAGKGEMLLRTVYLSLDPYMRGRMSDAKSYATPVEIGGVMTGQVVAEVMESDVAGFSKGDYVLSPSGWQDFFVSDGTQVLNLGPEPENPSWALGILGMPGYTAYAGLLKIGEPKPGETVVVAAASGPVGATVGQIAKIKGCRVVGVAGGAEKCAHVTDTLGFDACIDHRAEDFAEQLAAACPDGIDVYFENVGGKVLYGVLPLLNPFARMPVCGMVAWYNLQGLPEGPDHGPQILSTILRMKVKVQGFIIFDSFPIELYQEFSEAMTGWLKEGKVQYKEQVVEGLEAAPQGLYDLLEGRNFGKMVVKVG from the coding sequence ATGGCACAGACCACCGACACCAACCGCAAGATCATCCTCGCCGAGCGCCCGAAAGGCGCGCCGAACGAGAACACGCTGAAACTCGAGACCGAGGCCGTGCCACAGGCGGGCAAGGGTGAAATGCTGCTGCGCACCGTCTATCTGTCGCTCGACCCCTATATGCGCGGGCGGATGTCGGATGCGAAATCCTACGCAACCCCGGTCGAGATCGGCGGCGTGATGACCGGTCAGGTCGTGGCCGAGGTGATGGAGAGCGATGTCGCGGGCTTCTCGAAGGGCGATTATGTGCTCTCGCCCTCGGGCTGGCAGGACTTCTTCGTCTCGGATGGCACGCAGGTGCTCAATCTCGGGCCGGAGCCGGAGAACCCGAGCTGGGCCTTGGGCATTCTGGGGATGCCGGGCTACACGGCCTATGCGGGCCTGCTGAAGATCGGCGAGCCGAAGCCGGGTGAGACGGTCGTGGTTGCCGCCGCCTCCGGGCCGGTGGGCGCGACGGTCGGCCAGATCGCGAAGATCAAGGGCTGCCGCGTCGTCGGCGTCGCGGGCGGGGCCGAGAAATGCGCCCATGTCACCGACACGCTGGGGTTTGACGCCTGCATCGACCACCGCGCCGAGGATTTCGCCGAGCAACTGGCCGCAGCCTGCCCGGACGGGATCGACGTCTATTTCGAGAATGTCGGCGGCAAGGTGCTCTACGGCGTGCTGCCGCTTCTCAACCCCTTCGCGCGGATGCCGGTCTGCGGCATGGTCGCGTGGTATAACCTGCAAGGCCTGCCCGAAGGGCCCGATCACGGGCCGCAGATCCTCTCGACGATCCTGCGCATGAAGGTGAAGGTGCAGGGCTTCATCATCTTCGACAGCTTCCCGATCGAGCTTTATCAGGAATTCTCCGAGGCGATGACCGGCTGGCTGAAAGAGGGCAAGGTTCAGTACAAGGAGCAGGTGGTGGAGGGCCTCGAGGCCGCGCCGCAGGGGCTCTATGACCTGCTGGAGGGCCGCAATTTCGGCAAGATGGTCGTGAAAGTCGGCTAA
- a CDS encoding metallopeptidase family protein translates to MSEGYDWTEVTAPGIEEIEALAEAARAALPPEFARAAQGVAIRVEDFASEAMLADLGIEDPFDLTGLYDGIPLTEKSVMDPGGHTDVIWLFRRPILDEWVSRGNEPLGTLVTHIFVHELAHHLGWSDADISSIDRWWE, encoded by the coding sequence ATGAGCGAAGGTTACGACTGGACGGAGGTCACGGCGCCGGGCATCGAGGAAATCGAGGCTCTGGCCGAGGCCGCACGCGCGGCGCTTCCGCCGGAATTCGCCCGCGCCGCGCAAGGTGTCGCGATCCGGGTGGAAGACTTCGCCTCCGAGGCGATGCTCGCCGATCTGGGCATCGAGGACCCTTTCGATCTGACCGGGCTCTATGACGGCATCCCGCTGACCGAGAAATCCGTGATGGACCCCGGCGGCCACACGGATGTGATCTGGCTCTTCCGCCGCCCGATCCTCGACGAGTGGGTCTCGCGCGGAAACGAGCCCCTCGGAACCCTCGTCACCCATATTTTCGTGCATGAATTGGCGCATCACCTTGGATGGTCCGACGCGGATATTTCGTCGATCGATCGCTGGTGGGAGTGA